Part of the Zingiber officinale cultivar Zhangliang chromosome 6A, Zo_v1.1, whole genome shotgun sequence genome, GTTTCCGATGAAGATGTTCACCTGAAATGCCACATACGAAAAATTGCTGCTATCGATCGCTAATTTACCAAACAACAAAGAGAGGGCGGATTAGGAGAGAAAATACGGACGAGATAAAGAGTCCTTTGATCTGAAATGGAGAGCTCGGCGTGCTCTTCATCCTCTTCCTTCGCTGCGGGCGGAGGGGCCTCCGGAAGGGCGTTCCGGCTCCaccccgccgccgccgccacagAAGCCCTCGTTGGGATCATCGCCGGCTTTAGTTCCGGAGAGAGGAAGACCTGATGAGGAAGTAAAACATTATCCAATTTTTCCcccaaaaataaaaattctcGCCTTTTGTTTTGTCTTTATCTTTTGCTGCttagaatattaattaatcaagtaATCATACTGTTTAcgaatctaaaattaaaaaggaaCGGAAAAAAAAATACGCCAGCTGGTTCCGGATCGCGCATCATTTCTCTATGCTCGTGGTTgacgcggcggcggcggcgccgtAGTCGCCTCTTTGCCGTTGGATTTCCGTAAGCAGTGCAGGAGCGGCGCGGAGCCTCCGGCCGGCACCATTACCTAGCTGGCGAGGAGACCCCATTGGCCTAGGGTTCCCCGCACCATTACCGAGCTGGTGGGGAGACTCCATTAACCTGGGGTTATCGGAAGCCCAAGCAGCCTCAGCTCCAATCCATCGAACTTGCTCTTCGGAACCGCCGCGATGAGATTCATCATGTTCTATCTCTTGATCAATATTTGAATGTTCACTTTAAACCGAACGCGCATCTGGTGTAGTGGTATCATAGTACCCTCCCACGGTACTGACCGGGGTTCGATTCCCCGGATGCgcattttttatataaatttaacaattagcccttctttttcttaaaaaaaattaaattaccggttttttttttcaaaaatacctCTAGGTGGTTGTAGCTtgcattttttatataaatttaacaattagcccttctttttcttaaaaaaaaattaaatatccgttttttttttttcaaaaatacctCTAGGTGGTTGTA contains:
- the LOC121997584 gene encoding uncharacterized protein LOC121997584 isoform X3 codes for the protein MIPTRASVAAAAGWSRNALPEAPPPAAKEEDEEHAELSISDQRTLYLVNIFIGNTARFLNSFASLCQDKLAQVHRFVKKLHSCFMGATYWHHSLPK
- the LOC121997584 gene encoding uncharacterized protein LOC121997584 isoform X5 — protein: MIPTRASVAAAAGWSRNALPEAPPPAAKEEDEEHAELSISDQRTLYLVNIFIGNTARFLNSFASLCQDKLAQVHRAEVTFMSSTINPT
- the LOC121997584 gene encoding WASH complex subunit 3-like isoform X4, with the protein product MIPTRASVAAAAGWSRNALPEAPPPAAKEEDEEHAELSISDQRTLYLVNIFIGNTARFLNSFASLCQDKLAQVHSFWMKLSFDLILSVQ